Proteins from a single region of Pungitius pungitius chromosome 4, fPunPun2.1, whole genome shotgun sequence:
- the tp53bp1 gene encoding TP53-binding protein 1 isoform X6, with product MDPGGSELDSSLPQPENPCLIVEDSQPDSVALEDDPESSYRALLARRLSSLQPTSRSPVLELISSPLGSRYSQSDSQSESSRSNNQAEPGILMAANPSSAFEEESQVLNMNPPNKKKCAPEEPDVGSGADSTTHCVQSEGGASQFGFLELSQSQDVRGEMLEEQEEDDVPRPDSERRTKLAEQNVGCRTPEGRDHKAARSEVSSSSSLESSGRSGRKMGIQALLHSEGLEASDEQGRDILSSQEDMFDADKTGAAVDSTVSEPEQQGAPTPTPAHTLGLLHLSGQQTLVQLSLSQGSIDYVGPTPDTFTQTPLIVPSSPTGPESQRGADEAMDTSLPPGDGEKVEEEEPMDTEAASKPRPSASTPVSQNPPGFVLDRTLSLPSQPEFSHDAFVPTPSRETPTPSETPSQWPESAPPAPPLRLSADSPPEDEEDSQATQIEEPEEAPACDSAAPPRAGAGDDNGVAPEARTAAEAESPRRPDVHDKTSLNVETANVKEASPAHLASCSQLRSDSSDLTVDSCVRETPPADPAPPCAPPTPAGRDGGGGAKSPSVRASSQKSAAGGNSQEVSEEADGRGEAEEEEEVMEEGLGMAFVLSQSQLLSPEPMEAADCGDRAEDSVVVVTDSVRDSQALQKDAAPPPKASSSPPASTNGHQPQAHAGEAHAAPDRPGAGPDPEGLREKSLSDSSGDLSFHFTLPKEGELIGPVVGATPPLISQLKQTLRHSTPIEITSFSEKSGLGGNGSMAASNIASGESGDEAAEKGDGKLSLRMKLVTPVEEGSSERFSLQKPALSDEDEPVAMVTTVANAVASSPSVFTRVRQVHRQQEAREDLQGGGHTTPVSRGQLFAPPQRSSPASSLGCNSLPNSQSEPPPQEASPRETRKAPPTNEPSEHTQAPPPEAPAPNKADARLRAAAVSSPSKGEPESPSFRRAAGPAHRRHVRTIQEVRTTVTRVITDVYYDDGKEVERKVTEENEEPVVDCQVLDSDISPCRTGSSMTSGDLGDISSLSSKASSLQHSSGGTSSSGFTRPDLIMPPSRGALSPRRGGGQQQRGHRGHRAGSVVTVNRGYGTPGSRALAPLTPRGRARRGRPPSRSSMSRGGAAGSLPRQPHSSSEDEPFARMLPPRLPLSPAEAEPHARSDSLRSSPEEAGRGGGGGSSLVGLRVVAKWSSNGYFYSGRIVRDTGEGRFRLRFDDGYECEVAGRDILLCDPIPLETEVTALLEDEYFSIGVVRGHKTEGQDLFYSVEKDAQRQWYNRTAIILSLEQGNKLREQHSLGPYEPSTPLAKASDISLDNLVEGKRRRRGGAPEGQNTPNRGSSSSPRTPGPSGKRKLLSSEESRSPAKRGRRGSGARAAQRVGVCNTSGSGTDLPAPSGEAAETHGPLPQNTTLFMGFAFMLTASSEIDRLTNRPGSDDEDDYVETGPYNKAYTESQLQAGGGFVLQDFNEEQCKAAYQSLLIADQHCRTRKYLLCLASGVPSVSHLWVRDCCRENKLLNYRNYLLPAGVGPDEALVEWHPRCSPFKALRVLLVFEKPVELWAQLISMGGGSSVRQFPADKDSSDIPAGRYEVVVTDSACPAWVETEVTSQDVPLVSPEWLIQSVIRGERLGFHSKPQYRHDYASSS from the exons ATGGATCCCGGCGGAAGTGAACTGGACTCCAGCCTGCCTCAGCCCGAGAACCCGTGCCTGATCGTGGAGGACTCCCAGCCGGACAGCGTCGCGCTGGAGGACGACCCGGAGAGCAGCTACCGAGCTCTGCTGGCCCGCCGCCTGTCCAGCCTGCAGCCCACCTCCCGCAGCCCGGTTCTG GAGCTGATCTCCTCGCCGCTGGGAAGCAGATACTCTCAGAgtgacagccaatcagagagctccCGGAGTAACAACCAAGCTGAACCTG GCATTCTAATGGCGGCCAACCCCAGCAGTGCATTCGAGGAGGAAAGTCAAGTGCTCAACATGAACCCCCCGAACAAGAAAAA GTGTGCACCAGAGGAGCCTGATGTGGGTTCTGGAGCGGACTCTACCACACACTGCGTCCAGTCCGAGG GGGGAGCCTCTCAATTTGGTTTTCTGGAGCTCTCCCAGAGCCAGGATGTGCGTGGTGagatgctggaggagcaggaagaagaTGATGTTCCTCGACCAGACAGCGAGAGACGCACCAAGCTAG CAGAGCAGAACGTCGGCTGCAGGACTCCGGAGGGTCGGGACCACAAAGCCGCGAG GTCCGAGgtgagctccagcagctccctgGAGTCTTCGGGTCGGTCGGGGAGGAAGATGGGCATCCAGGCTCTGCTGCACTCTGAGGGCCTCGAGGCCTCCGACGAGCAGGGGCGGGACATCCTGTCCTCGCAGGAGGACATGTTCGACGCCGACAAGACGG GGGCCGCGGTGGACAGCACGGTGTCCGAGCCGGAGCAGCAGGGTGCCCCCACCCCGACGCCGGCGCACACCCTGGGTCTGCTGCACCTGTCCGGACAGCAGACGCTGGTGCAGCTGAGTCTGTCGCA GGGCTCCATTGACTACGTTGGCCCCACCCCAGACACCTTCACCCAGACCCCTTTGATTGTCCCCAGCTCGCCGACGGGACCCGAGAGCCAGCGCG GTGCTGATGAAGCGATGGATACTTCCCTGCCCCCAGGAGAcggagagaaggtggaggaggaggagccgatGGACACGGAGGCTGCCTCTAAGCCACGCCCATCCGCCTCTACTCCCGTCTCCCAGAATCCTCCAGGTTTCGTGCTGGACCGAACTCTCTCTTTGCCCTCCCAGCCAGAGTTCTCTCAT GACGCGTTTGTCCCGACTCCGAGCCGGGAGACGCCGACGCCGAGCGAGACGCCGTCCCAGTGGCCGGAGTCGGCTCCTCCCGCTCCGCCTCTGCGGCTCTCCGCCGACAGCCCccccgaggacgaggaggacagcCAGGCCACTCAGAtcgaggagccggaggaggcgCCCGCCTGCGACTCCGCGGCTCCTCCCCGCGCGGGCGCCGGCGACGACAACGGCGTCGCGCCGGAGGCTCGAACTGCCGCCGAGGCCGAGTCGCCGCGGCGACCCGATGTGCACGATAAGACGTCTTTGAACGTAGAAACGGCGAATGTAAAGGAGGCGAGCCCCGCCCACCTGGCGTCCTGCTCGCAACTACGGTCGGATTCCTCCGATCTGACCGTCGACAGCTGTGTGCGGGAGACGCCGCCTgccgaccccgcccccccctgcgcccccccgacccccgccgggagggacggagggggaggagcaAAGAGTCCGTCCGTTAGAGCGTCCTCACAGAAGAGCGCAGCGGGCGGCAACAGTCAGGAGGTGTCAGAGGAGGCTGATGGGCGGGGcgaagcggaggaggaggaggaggtgatggaggagggtcTGGGAATGGCTTTCGTCCTCTCCCAGAGCCAGCTGTTGTCCCCTGAGCCCATGGAGGCGGCGGATTGTGGAGACCGAGCAGAGGACAGCGTCGTCGTGGTTACAGACAGCGTGAGGGACTCTCAGGCTCTTCAGAAAGACGCCGCTCCGCCGCCGAAGGCCAGCAGCTCCCCGCCGGCCTCCACCAACGGCCATCAGCCCCAGGCTCACGCGGGGGAGGCCCACGCGGCTCCTGATAGGCCGGGGGCGGGGCCAGACCCAGAGGGCCTCCGAGAGAAGAGCCTGAGTGACAGCTCCGGAG ACCTTTCGTTCCACTTCACCCTTCCTAAAGAAGGGGAGCTGATTGGTCCCGTGGTGGGGGCCACGCCCCCTCTAATCAGCCAGCTGAAGCAGACCCTGAGACACAGCACTCCCATCG agATTACTTCCTTCTCTGAAAAGTCCGGCTTGGGGGGCAACGGGTCGATGGCGGCGAGCAACATCGCGTCAGGGGAGAGCGGCGACGAGGCGGCGGAGAAGGGAGACGGGAAGCTGAGTCTGAGGATGAAGCTGGTGACCCCTGTGGAGGAGGGCAGCTCGGAGCGCTTCAGCCTGCAGa aaccagCGCTGTCGGATGAGGATGAACCCGTCGCCATGGTTACCACCGTTGCTAACGCTGTAGCCA GCAGCCCGTCGGTGTTCACTCGAGTCAGGCAGGTGCACCGGCAGCAGGAGGCCAGGGAGGACCTCCAGGGCGGGGGCCACACCACACCTGTGAG cagagggcagctgTTCGCCCCCCCACAGCGGAGCTCGCCGGCGTCCTCGCTGGGATGCAACAGCCTCCCCAACAGCCAATCGGAGCCTCCGCCACAGGAGGCGTCGCCACGGGAGACCCGTaaggctcctcccaccaacgaGCCCTCTGAGCACACACAAGCCCCGCCTCCGGAGGCGCCCGCCCCCAACAAGGCAGACGCCCGGCTGAGGGCCGCCGCCGTGTCCAGCCCGTCCAAG ggagAACCAGAGTCTCCGTCCTTTAGAAGAGCCGCAGGCCCCGCCCACCGCAGGCACGTGCGCACCATCCAGGAAGTGCGCACCACCGTCACGCGCGTCATCACGGACGTTTACTATGACGACGGCAAAGAGGTGGAGCGCAAAGTTACAGAG GAGAACGAGGAGCCCGTGGTGGACTGCCAGGTGTTGGACAGCGACATCTCACCGTGCCGCACGGGCAGCTCCATGACCTCCGGTGACCTTGGCGACATCAGCTCTCTGTCGTCCAAGGCCTCCAGCCTGCAGCACAGCTCCGGGGGAACCAGCAGCAGCGGCTTCACGCGGCCAGACCTCATCATGCCGCCCAGCCGAGGGGCCCTCAG tccCAGGAGGGGAGGCGGGCAGCAACAGAGGGGTCACAGGGGTCACAGGGCAGGGTCAGTGGTCACAGTGAACCGAGGCTACGGCACCCCGGGGTCCCGGGCCCTCGCCCCGCTGACCCCCAGAGGAAGGGCTCGGAGGGGCCGGCCCCCGTCCCGCTCCTCGATGTCCAG GGGGGGCGCAGCCGGCTCGCTGCCGAGGCAGCCCCACTCCTCCTCGGAGGACGAGCCCTTCGCCCGCATGCTCCCCCCGCGCCTCCCCCTCAGCCCCGCGGAGGCAGAGCCCCACGCGCGCTCCGACTCCCTCCGCTCGTCCCCGGAGGAggccggccggggggggggcggcggcagcagcctgGTGGGCCTGCGGGTGGTGGCCAAGTGGTCGTCCAACGGCTACTTCTACTCGGGCCGCATTGTCAGGGACACCGGCGAGGGGCGGTTCCGCCTGCGGTTCGACGACGGCTACGAGTGCGAGGTGGCGGGGAGGGACATCCTGCTGTGTGACCCCATCCCCCTGGAGACGGAGGTCACCGCGCTGCTGGAGGACGAGTACTTCAGCATCG GTGTGGTGAGGGGCCACAAGACGGAGGGGCAGGACCTGTTCTACAGCGTGGAGAAGGACGCCCAGAGGCAGTGGTACAACCGGACGGCCATCATCTTGTCCCTGGAGCAGGGCAACAAGCTGAGGGAGCAGCACAGCCTCGGGCCCTACGAGCCCTCCACCCCGCTGGCCAAGGCCTCCGACATCAGCCTCG ACAACCTGGTGGAGGGCAAGAGGCGGCGCAGAGGAGGAGCCCCCGAGGGGCAGAACACTCCCAACCGcggctcctccagcagcccccGGACCCCCGGGCCCTCCGGCAAGAGGAAGCTGCTGAGCTCCGAGGAGAGCAGGTCGCCGGCCAAGAGGGGGCGCCGCGGCTCGGGCGCCAGAGCCG CCCAGCGGGTCGGCGTGTGCAACACCTCGGGCAGCGGCACCGAcctccccgccccctccggcGAGGCGGCGGAGACCCACGGCCCGCTGCCCCAGAACACCACCCTCTTCATGGGCTTCGCCTTCATGCTGACGGCCTCCTCCGAGATCGACCGGCTGACCAACAGGCCCGGCAGCGACGACGAGGACG ATTACGTGGAGACGGGTCCGTACAACAAAGCGTACACGGAGTCCCAGCTGCAGGCGGGCGGAGGGTTCGTCCTGCAGGACTTCAACGAGGAACAA tgtAAGGCGGCCTACCAGAGCCTGCTCATTGCTGACCAGCACTGCCGCACCAGGAAGTACCTGCTGTGCCTGGCCAGCGGCGTGCCCAGCGTGTCGCACCTGTGGGTGAGGGACTGCTGCAGAGAGAACAAGCTGCTCAACTACCGGAACTACCTGCTGCCGGCCGGCGTGGGGCCCGACGAGGCGCTGGTGGAGTG GCATCCGCGCTGCAGCCCCTTCAAGGCCCTGCGGGTCCTTCTGGTGTTTGAGAAGCCGGTGGAGCTTTGGGCGCAGCTGATCTCCATGGGCGGAGGCTCCTCCGTCCGGCAGTTCCCGGCAGACAAAGACTCCTCAG ACATCCCCGCCGGCAGGTATGAGGTGGTGGTGACGGACAGCGCCTGCCCGGCGTGGGTGGAGACGGAGGTGACGTCCCAGGACGTCCCGCTGGTGTCTCCAGAGTGGCTCATCCAGAGCGTCATCCGGGGGGAGCGCCTGGGCTTCCACAGCAAGCCTCAGTATCGCCATGACTACGCCTCCTCGTCATAA
- the tp53bp1 gene encoding TP53-binding protein 1 isoform X3 has product MDPGGSELDSSLPQPENPCLIVEDSQPDSVALEDDPESSYRALLARRLSSLQPTSRSPVLELISSPLGSRYSQSDSQSESSRSNNQAEPGILMAANPSSAFEEESQVLNMNPPNKKKCAPEEPDVGSGADSTTHCVQSEGGASQFGFLELSQSQDVRGEMLEEQEEDDVPRPDSERRTKLAEQNVGCRTPEGRDHKAARSEVSSSSSLESSGRSGRKMGIQALLHSEGLEASDEQGRDILSSQEDMFDADKTGAAVDSTVSEPEQQGAPTPTPAHTLGLLHLSGQQTLVQLSLSQGSIDYVGPTPDTFTQTPLIVPSSPTGPESQRGADEAMDTSLPPGDGEKVEEEEPMDTEAASKPRPSASTPVSQNPPGFVLDRTLSLPSQPEFSHDAFVPTPSRETPTPSETPSQWPESAPPAPPLRLSADSPPEDEEDSQATQIEEPEEAPACDSAAPPRAGAGDDNGVAPEARTAAEAESPRRPDVHDKTSLNVETANVKEASPAHLASCSQLRSDSSDLTVDSCVRETPPADPAPPCAPPTPAGRDGGGGAKSPSVRASSQKSAAGGNSQEVSEEADGRGEAEEEEEVMEEGLGMAFVLSQSQLLSPEPMEAADCGDRAEDSVVVVTDSVRDSQALQKDAAPPPKASSSPPASTNGHQPQAHAGEAHAAPDRPGAGPDPEGLREKSLSDSSGDLSFHFTLPKEGELIGPVVGATPPLISQLKQTLRHSTPIEITSFSEKSGLGGNGSMAASNIASGESGDEAAEKGDGKLSLRMKLVTPVEEGSSERFSLQKPALSDEDEPVAMVTTVANAVASSPSVFTRVRQVHRQQEAREDLQGGGHTTPVRGQLFAPPQRSSPASSLGCNSLPNSQSEPPPQEASPRETRKAPPTNEPSEHTQAPPPEAPAPNKADARLRAAAVSSPSKLRQRTVSQQTSFDAPGQRSPAGRGEPESPSFRRAAGPAHRRHVRTIQEVRTTVTRVITDVYYDDGKEVERKVTEENEEPVVDCQVLDSDISPCRTGSSMTSGDLGDISSLSSKASSLQHSSGGTSSSGFTRPDLIMPPSRGALSPRRGGGQQQRGHRGHRAGSVVTVNRGYGTPGSRALAPLTPRGRARRGRPPSRSSMSRGGAAGSLPRQPHSSSEDEPFARMLPPRLPLSPAEAEPHARSDSLRSSPEEAGRGGGGGSSLVGLRVVAKWSSNGYFYSGRIVRDTGEGRFRLRFDDGYECEVAGRDILLCDPIPLETEVTALLEDEYFSIGVVRGHKTEGQDLFYSVEKDAQRQWYNRTAIILSLEQGNKLREQHSLGPYEPSTPLAKASDISLDNLVEGKRRRRGGAPEGQNTPNRGSSSSPRTPGPSGKRKLLSSEESRSPAKRGRRGSGARAAQRVGVCNTSGSGTDLPAPSGEAAETHGPLPQNTTLFMGFAFMLTASSEIDRLTNRPGSDDEDDYVETGPYNKAYTESQLQAGGGFVLQDFNEEQCKAAYQSLLIADQHCRTRKYLLCLASGVPSVSHLWVRDCCRENKLLNYRNYLLPAGVGPDEALVEWHPRCSPFKALRVLLVFEKPVELWAQLISMGGGSSVRQFPADKDSSDIPAGRYEVVVTDSACPAWVETEVTSQDVPLVSPEWLIQSVIRGERLGFHSKPQYRHDYASSS; this is encoded by the exons ATGGATCCCGGCGGAAGTGAACTGGACTCCAGCCTGCCTCAGCCCGAGAACCCGTGCCTGATCGTGGAGGACTCCCAGCCGGACAGCGTCGCGCTGGAGGACGACCCGGAGAGCAGCTACCGAGCTCTGCTGGCCCGCCGCCTGTCCAGCCTGCAGCCCACCTCCCGCAGCCCGGTTCTG GAGCTGATCTCCTCGCCGCTGGGAAGCAGATACTCTCAGAgtgacagccaatcagagagctccCGGAGTAACAACCAAGCTGAACCTG GCATTCTAATGGCGGCCAACCCCAGCAGTGCATTCGAGGAGGAAAGTCAAGTGCTCAACATGAACCCCCCGAACAAGAAAAA GTGTGCACCAGAGGAGCCTGATGTGGGTTCTGGAGCGGACTCTACCACACACTGCGTCCAGTCCGAGG GGGGAGCCTCTCAATTTGGTTTTCTGGAGCTCTCCCAGAGCCAGGATGTGCGTGGTGagatgctggaggagcaggaagaagaTGATGTTCCTCGACCAGACAGCGAGAGACGCACCAAGCTAG CAGAGCAGAACGTCGGCTGCAGGACTCCGGAGGGTCGGGACCACAAAGCCGCGAG GTCCGAGgtgagctccagcagctccctgGAGTCTTCGGGTCGGTCGGGGAGGAAGATGGGCATCCAGGCTCTGCTGCACTCTGAGGGCCTCGAGGCCTCCGACGAGCAGGGGCGGGACATCCTGTCCTCGCAGGAGGACATGTTCGACGCCGACAAGACGG GGGCCGCGGTGGACAGCACGGTGTCCGAGCCGGAGCAGCAGGGTGCCCCCACCCCGACGCCGGCGCACACCCTGGGTCTGCTGCACCTGTCCGGACAGCAGACGCTGGTGCAGCTGAGTCTGTCGCA GGGCTCCATTGACTACGTTGGCCCCACCCCAGACACCTTCACCCAGACCCCTTTGATTGTCCCCAGCTCGCCGACGGGACCCGAGAGCCAGCGCG GTGCTGATGAAGCGATGGATACTTCCCTGCCCCCAGGAGAcggagagaaggtggaggaggaggagccgatGGACACGGAGGCTGCCTCTAAGCCACGCCCATCCGCCTCTACTCCCGTCTCCCAGAATCCTCCAGGTTTCGTGCTGGACCGAACTCTCTCTTTGCCCTCCCAGCCAGAGTTCTCTCAT GACGCGTTTGTCCCGACTCCGAGCCGGGAGACGCCGACGCCGAGCGAGACGCCGTCCCAGTGGCCGGAGTCGGCTCCTCCCGCTCCGCCTCTGCGGCTCTCCGCCGACAGCCCccccgaggacgaggaggacagcCAGGCCACTCAGAtcgaggagccggaggaggcgCCCGCCTGCGACTCCGCGGCTCCTCCCCGCGCGGGCGCCGGCGACGACAACGGCGTCGCGCCGGAGGCTCGAACTGCCGCCGAGGCCGAGTCGCCGCGGCGACCCGATGTGCACGATAAGACGTCTTTGAACGTAGAAACGGCGAATGTAAAGGAGGCGAGCCCCGCCCACCTGGCGTCCTGCTCGCAACTACGGTCGGATTCCTCCGATCTGACCGTCGACAGCTGTGTGCGGGAGACGCCGCCTgccgaccccgcccccccctgcgcccccccgacccccgccgggagggacggagggggaggagcaAAGAGTCCGTCCGTTAGAGCGTCCTCACAGAAGAGCGCAGCGGGCGGCAACAGTCAGGAGGTGTCAGAGGAGGCTGATGGGCGGGGcgaagcggaggaggaggaggaggtgatggaggagggtcTGGGAATGGCTTTCGTCCTCTCCCAGAGCCAGCTGTTGTCCCCTGAGCCCATGGAGGCGGCGGATTGTGGAGACCGAGCAGAGGACAGCGTCGTCGTGGTTACAGACAGCGTGAGGGACTCTCAGGCTCTTCAGAAAGACGCCGCTCCGCCGCCGAAGGCCAGCAGCTCCCCGCCGGCCTCCACCAACGGCCATCAGCCCCAGGCTCACGCGGGGGAGGCCCACGCGGCTCCTGATAGGCCGGGGGCGGGGCCAGACCCAGAGGGCCTCCGAGAGAAGAGCCTGAGTGACAGCTCCGGAG ACCTTTCGTTCCACTTCACCCTTCCTAAAGAAGGGGAGCTGATTGGTCCCGTGGTGGGGGCCACGCCCCCTCTAATCAGCCAGCTGAAGCAGACCCTGAGACACAGCACTCCCATCG agATTACTTCCTTCTCTGAAAAGTCCGGCTTGGGGGGCAACGGGTCGATGGCGGCGAGCAACATCGCGTCAGGGGAGAGCGGCGACGAGGCGGCGGAGAAGGGAGACGGGAAGCTGAGTCTGAGGATGAAGCTGGTGACCCCTGTGGAGGAGGGCAGCTCGGAGCGCTTCAGCCTGCAGa aaccagCGCTGTCGGATGAGGATGAACCCGTCGCCATGGTTACCACCGTTGCTAACGCTGTAGCCA GCAGCCCGTCGGTGTTCACTCGAGTCAGGCAGGTGCACCGGCAGCAGGAGGCCAGGGAGGACCTCCAGGGCGGGGGCCACACCACACCTGTGAG agggcagctgTTCGCCCCCCCACAGCGGAGCTCGCCGGCGTCCTCGCTGGGATGCAACAGCCTCCCCAACAGCCAATCGGAGCCTCCGCCACAGGAGGCGTCGCCACGGGAGACCCGTaaggctcctcccaccaacgaGCCCTCTGAGCACACACAAGCCCCGCCTCCGGAGGCGCCCGCCCCCAACAAGGCAGACGCCCGGCTGAGGGCCGCCGCCGTGTCCAGCCCGTCCAAG CTGCGTCAGCGAACTGTCTCCCAGCAGACCAGCTTCGATGCACCGGGGCAACGCTCCCCAGCCGGCAGG ggagAACCAGAGTCTCCGTCCTTTAGAAGAGCCGCAGGCCCCGCCCACCGCAGGCACGTGCGCACCATCCAGGAAGTGCGCACCACCGTCACGCGCGTCATCACGGACGTTTACTATGACGACGGCAAAGAGGTGGAGCGCAAAGTTACAGAG GAGAACGAGGAGCCCGTGGTGGACTGCCAGGTGTTGGACAGCGACATCTCACCGTGCCGCACGGGCAGCTCCATGACCTCCGGTGACCTTGGCGACATCAGCTCTCTGTCGTCCAAGGCCTCCAGCCTGCAGCACAGCTCCGGGGGAACCAGCAGCAGCGGCTTCACGCGGCCAGACCTCATCATGCCGCCCAGCCGAGGGGCCCTCAG tccCAGGAGGGGAGGCGGGCAGCAACAGAGGGGTCACAGGGGTCACAGGGCAGGGTCAGTGGTCACAGTGAACCGAGGCTACGGCACCCCGGGGTCCCGGGCCCTCGCCCCGCTGACCCCCAGAGGAAGGGCTCGGAGGGGCCGGCCCCCGTCCCGCTCCTCGATGTCCAG GGGGGGCGCAGCCGGCTCGCTGCCGAGGCAGCCCCACTCCTCCTCGGAGGACGAGCCCTTCGCCCGCATGCTCCCCCCGCGCCTCCCCCTCAGCCCCGCGGAGGCAGAGCCCCACGCGCGCTCCGACTCCCTCCGCTCGTCCCCGGAGGAggccggccggggggggggcggcggcagcagcctgGTGGGCCTGCGGGTGGTGGCCAAGTGGTCGTCCAACGGCTACTTCTACTCGGGCCGCATTGTCAGGGACACCGGCGAGGGGCGGTTCCGCCTGCGGTTCGACGACGGCTACGAGTGCGAGGTGGCGGGGAGGGACATCCTGCTGTGTGACCCCATCCCCCTGGAGACGGAGGTCACCGCGCTGCTGGAGGACGAGTACTTCAGCATCG GTGTGGTGAGGGGCCACAAGACGGAGGGGCAGGACCTGTTCTACAGCGTGGAGAAGGACGCCCAGAGGCAGTGGTACAACCGGACGGCCATCATCTTGTCCCTGGAGCAGGGCAACAAGCTGAGGGAGCAGCACAGCCTCGGGCCCTACGAGCCCTCCACCCCGCTGGCCAAGGCCTCCGACATCAGCCTCG ACAACCTGGTGGAGGGCAAGAGGCGGCGCAGAGGAGGAGCCCCCGAGGGGCAGAACACTCCCAACCGcggctcctccagcagcccccGGACCCCCGGGCCCTCCGGCAAGAGGAAGCTGCTGAGCTCCGAGGAGAGCAGGTCGCCGGCCAAGAGGGGGCGCCGCGGCTCGGGCGCCAGAGCCG CCCAGCGGGTCGGCGTGTGCAACACCTCGGGCAGCGGCACCGAcctccccgccccctccggcGAGGCGGCGGAGACCCACGGCCCGCTGCCCCAGAACACCACCCTCTTCATGGGCTTCGCCTTCATGCTGACGGCCTCCTCCGAGATCGACCGGCTGACCAACAGGCCCGGCAGCGACGACGAGGACG ATTACGTGGAGACGGGTCCGTACAACAAAGCGTACACGGAGTCCCAGCTGCAGGCGGGCGGAGGGTTCGTCCTGCAGGACTTCAACGAGGAACAA tgtAAGGCGGCCTACCAGAGCCTGCTCATTGCTGACCAGCACTGCCGCACCAGGAAGTACCTGCTGTGCCTGGCCAGCGGCGTGCCCAGCGTGTCGCACCTGTGGGTGAGGGACTGCTGCAGAGAGAACAAGCTGCTCAACTACCGGAACTACCTGCTGCCGGCCGGCGTGGGGCCCGACGAGGCGCTGGTGGAGTG GCATCCGCGCTGCAGCCCCTTCAAGGCCCTGCGGGTCCTTCTGGTGTTTGAGAAGCCGGTGGAGCTTTGGGCGCAGCTGATCTCCATGGGCGGAGGCTCCTCCGTCCGGCAGTTCCCGGCAGACAAAGACTCCTCAG ACATCCCCGCCGGCAGGTATGAGGTGGTGGTGACGGACAGCGCCTGCCCGGCGTGGGTGGAGACGGAGGTGACGTCCCAGGACGTCCCGCTGGTGTCTCCAGAGTGGCTCATCCAGAGCGTCATCCGGGGGGAGCGCCTGGGCTTCCACAGCAAGCCTCAGTATCGCCATGACTACGCCTCCTCGTCATAA